One segment of Ipomoea triloba cultivar NCNSP0323 chromosome 12, ASM357664v1 DNA contains the following:
- the LOC115999549 gene encoding zinc finger BED domain-containing protein RICESLEEPER 2-like, which produces MENISMPGTGSEPTNSSVHGATVVEAQTVETNAQQNVLPTTVVPEKKRKHVEFRSKVWDHFQRLSDINDVITEAKCIYCAKIYKSQTKKHGTSTLRAHVLSCLKNPHSKDTRQSLLTFQAVVNSDSDEPTVGELGTWVFSQDSIRRALIEMIIIDELPFIFVEGQGFKRFIAVACPRFKIPSRWTVSRDIHVIYEEEKLKLKCLFRGNTQRVSITTDSWTSIQRINYMVVTAHFIDEDWKLHKKIISFIPVTSHKGQYIAKALENCLLEWGLRNVFTVTVDNASSNDTALGFLKRKLLSWGSSTVKCKYLHMRCIAHILNLVVQDGLKECDTAVKKVREVVRYVRNSPARLKKFRDLSDLIGIEQKSSLCLDVPTRWNSTYLMLKSAVIYQKVFEAYEESDNSFKSDLGDSIPELHDWDSVNSLVTLLKCFYDMTIRISGSLYVTSNTFFSEISDLFCILKSMVEADGAVKLMGANMKAKFEKYWGDIDKMNYMIFFANILDPRDKLEYMPTQINHMYGEVKGKTYLENLLTALHELFDDYAVSYSQSGSVSGSSSSSSSGSGSVGSSIETVQSASAPVGKPQHWLKSQIKKQRMESGGRKKTELEHYLSEAIVEEENSFDILRWWKVNSARFPILSKLARDVLAIPISTVASESAFSTSGRVLDCFRSSLTPKIVEALVCTQDWLRLPNTPLSIEENLEELERFEKEFTVEGGNTSGGRTAGSSLATIPVIVFSILYMIVMIYLLIFY; this is translated from the exons ATGGAAAATATCAGTATGCCTGGTACTGGCTCTGAACCTACCAATTCTTCAGTTCATGGAGCAACAGTGGTGGAAGCCCAAACTGTTGAAACAAATGCTCAACAGAATGTGCTGCCTACTACTGTAGTTcctgagaagaaaagaaaacacgTTGAGTTCAGATCTAAGGTTTGGGATCATTTTCAGAGGCTGTCTGATATTAATGATGTTATTACAGAAGCTAAGTGTATCTATTGTGCAAAGATATACAAATCTCAAACCAAAAAGCATGGTACTTCAACTTTAAGGGCCCACGTACTTAGTTGTCTGAAAAACCCTCACTCTAAAGACACTAGGCAgtctcttttgacatttcaagCTGTTGTCAACTCTGATTCAGATGAACCAACTGTTGGAGAGTTAGGGACTTGGGTATTTAGTCAGGATTCTATTAGGAGAGCCTTGATAGAAATGATTATAATAGATGAGCTTCCCTTTATATTTGTGGAGGGCCAAGGGTTTAAGAGGTTTATTGCAGTGGCTTGTCCTAGGTTTAAAATTCCATCTAGGTGGACAGTCAGTAGGGACATCCATGTTATTTATGAAGAAGAGAAACTGAAGTTGAAGTGTTTGTTTAGGGGAAACACTCAAAGAGTCAGTATTACAACTGACTCTTGGACATCTATTCAAAGGATCAATTATATGGTAGTCACTGCACATTTTATAGATGAAGACTGGAAGctacataaaaaaattatctcttTTATCCCTGTCACATCACACAAGGGTCAGTATATTGCAAAAGCTCTTGAAAATTGTTTGCTTGAGTGGGGGCTTAGGAATGTGTTTACTGTGACAGTAGATAATGCTTCATCAAATGATACTGCCCTTggttttttaaaaaggaaattgTTGTCTTGGGGATCATCTACTGTGAAGTGTAAGTATCTTCACATGAGATGCATTGCCCATATTCTGAATTTGGTTGTTCAAGATGGTCTGAAAGAGTGTGATACTGCTGTAAAGAAGGTTAGGGAGGTTGTTAGATATGTCAGAAACTCACCTGCTAGGTTGAAGAAATTTAGGGATTTGTCAGACTTAATTGGTATTGAGCAGAAATCTTCTCTGTGTCTTGATGTGCCAACAAGGTGGAATTCCACCTATTTGATGTTAAAGTCTGCTGTTATATATCAGAAAGTGTTTGAGGCCTATGAGGAGAGTGACAATTCAtttaaatctgatttaggtgATTCTATTCCTGAATTACATGATTGGGATTCTGTGAACAGTTTGGTCACATTGTTGAAATGTTTCTATGACATGACTATCAGAATTTCAGGGTCCTTGTATGTGACATCTAATACCTTTTTTTCTGAGATATCTGATCTGTTCTGTATCTTGAAAAGCATGGTGGAAGCTGATGGGGCTGTGAAACTAATGGGGGCTAACATGaaagcaaaatttgaaaaatattgggGTGATATAGATAAAATGAACTATATGATTTTCTTTGCAAACATTTTAGACCCCAGGGACAAGTTAGAATATATGCCAACTCAGATAAATCATATGTATGGTGAGGTAAAAGGCAAAACTTACCTTGAGAATTTGTTGACTGCTCTGCATGAATTGTTTGATGATTATGCTGTCAGTTACAGTCAATCTGGTTCTGTTTCTGGTTCTAGTTCTAGTTCTAgttctggttctggttctgTTGGTTCTTCTATTGAGACTGTTCAGTCTGCATCTGCCCCAGTTGGGAAGCCACAACATTGGTTGAAGTCCCAAATTAAGAAACAAAGAATGGAAAGTGGTGGGAGGAAAAAAACTGAGTTGGAACATTATTTATCTGAGGCAATAGTTGAAGAGGAAAATTCATTTGATATATTGAGATGGTGGAAGGTTAATTCTGCAAGATTTCCTATCCTATCTAAGCTTGCTAGGGATGTCTTAGCTATACCAATCTCAACTGTTGCCTCAGAGTCTGCCTTCAGTACATCTGGGAGGGTTTTAGATTGTTTTAGGAGTTCTttaactcctaaaattgtgGAAGCCTTGGTTTGTACTCAGGATTGGCTTAGGCTGCCAAATACCCCTCTATCAATTGAGGAAAATCTGGAAGAATTAGAAAGATTTGAGAAAG AGTTTACTGTTGAGGGTGGAAATACATCTGGTGGGAGGACTGCTGGTTCTTCACTTGCAACAATTCCTGTAATTGTCTTCTCTATACTTTATATGATAGTAATGATATATCTTTTAATCTTTTACTGA
- the LOC115999550 gene encoding UDP-glucosyltransferase 29-like, whose protein sequence is MDTSQRSIRVLMFPWLAHGHICPFLVLAQALSKRNFYIYICSTPVNLSSIKKRISEKDAISIKLVELQLPSLPNLPPHYHTTNGLPPHLMPTLKKALDMAKPGFLNLVHTLKPDLVVYDFLQPWVPAMAAAQGIPAVLFLSTGTAAFSYILYNIGRGYPAEEYPFPEVYLRDHEFITNKRLFEAAEQTDGGVSDGERIDGCLDGSSSIILLKTFRQLEGKYIDHLSNMVKKRCVPVGPLVRSPAPDGENPEIKEWLDMKPRCSTVFVSFGTEYFLTEEEMEEVALGLELSKVNFLWVIRFPAAEAGEKPRAIEDALPEGYLERVGERGKLVEGWAPQGMILEHSSIGGFVSHCGWSSVMEALKFGVPIIAMPMHLDQPLNARVVTAAGIGEEVVRDGEGKVEREEVARVVRKVVAEKSGQRLRRRAREFSEKIMSERGEEEIDEAVQELTALCQTTTFRQDSAELNCIRFSLGG, encoded by the exons ATGGATACCAGTCAAAGAAGCATTAGGGTTCTAATGTTTCCATGGCTAGCGCATGGCCACATATGCCCATTTCTGGTTTTAGCCCAGGCGCTCAGCAAGAGGAACTTCTACATCTACATTTGTTCCACGCCTGTGAATCTGAGTTCCATCAAGAAAAGGATCTCAGAGAAAGACGCCATTTCCATAAAGCTGGTGGAGCTTCAGCTGCCGTCTTTGCCTAATCTCCCCCCTCACTACCACACCACCAATGGCCTCCCGCCCCACCTCATGCCCACTCTCAAGAAGGCCCTGGACATGGCGAAGCCGGGGTTTTTGAATCTCGTGCACACCTTGAAGCCGGATTTGGTTGTGTATGATTTTCTGCAGCCGTGGGTGCCCGCGATGGCGGCCGCGCAGGGTATTCCGGCGGTTTTGTTCCTCAGCACCGGGACGGCGGCGTTCTCttacatattatataatattggcAGAGGGTACCCTGCTGAAGAGTACCCCTTCCCGGAGGTGTATCTCCGGGACCATGAGTTTATCACGAACAAACGGTTGTTTGAGGCGGCGGAGCAGACGGATGGCGGCGTTAGTGACGGGGAGAGGATTGATGGGTGTTTAGATGGGTCGTCAAGCATCATCCTCCTCAAGACTTTCAGACAGCTTGAGGGGAA GTACATTGATCATCTAAGCAATATGGTGAAAAAACGTTGCGTACCAGTGGGCCCACTAGTGAGATCTCCGGCACCGGACGGCGAGAATCCGGAGATCAAAGAGTGGCTCGACATGAAGCCGCGATGCTCCACGGTGTTCGTCTCGTTCGGGACCGAGTATTTCCTGACGGAGGAGGAGATGGAGGAGGTGGCTCTAGGGCTAGAGCTAAGCAAGGTAAACTTCCTGTGGGTGATTAGGTTTCCGGCCGCGGAGGCCGGGGAAAAACCTAGGGCAATAGAGGACGCCCTCCCCGAGGGCTATCTGGAGAGAGTGGGGGAGCGGGGGAAACTGGTGGAGGGATGGGCCCCGCAAGGGATGATTCTAGAACATTCGAGTATCGGCGGATTCGTGAGCCACTGCGGGTGGAGCTCGGTCATGGAGGCGCTGAAATTCGGCGTCCCGATAATCGCGATGCCGATGCACCTGGACCAGCCGCTGAACGCGCGGGTGGTGACGGCGGCGGGGATAGGGGAGGAGGTGGTGAGGGACGGGGAGGGGAAGGTGGAGAGAGAGGAGGTGGCGAGGGTTGTGAGGAAAGTGGTGGCCGAGAAAAGCGGGCAGCGGTTGCGGCGGAGGGCGAGGGAGTTTAGTGAGAAGATAATGAGCGAGAGAGGAGAGGAAGAGATAGATGAGGCGGTGCAGGAGTTGACGGCGCTTTGTCAAACGACGACGTTTAGACAAGACTCCGCCGAATTGAACTGCATACGCTTTAGTCTTGGTGGCTGA
- the LOC115998524 gene encoding uncharacterized protein LOC115998524, giving the protein MPLQGDDDFVTESSVAARLKEHGIDLSSDPYLMHRHGVVERSSCYCRSLSPKRVEKEGTVVSLDNKGRYGWLGRDERLQGMVWPADKRPDYHEMISSKDEMKTYELCDNVVGADAKSIGLRYEYENIGKGAARHSSKDEMKTYELRDNVVGTDAKSISLRYEYENIGKGAARHLSKDEMKTYELRDNVVGTDAKSIGLRYEYENIGRGAARHDCVETERLSRATEHEIFRQKSMALQEELGRGVLTQGLDSELKSKYVEGERSLPSDPKLLDLDRFEVRGAHYPDPHLLDKLTAMEMYGRGEMHEFHSKNISYPVEYTSQPKDLMCTCHIKGNATRISRGDYPSSFKDDMAMQKDIHPLTSAKFGNQYFLNEHREEFIFRAGRQEDVRSYYHDRCSASRTNDQEYVYPKTCPEEDYNHGYLSEGLNRRRNFHQLNVSPSRFLGAAKERIDISQRNLIGCSSLDHHSSQAALEYLPSSTSPAILRQDDFYRDSRETYAEKQNFREREMPCPCISRGILNPGSDNDSASNIYFEKWRKSSGGESQMEILGHGVGTEKMESCVHCTKNELARSLKRKYSLDNEMIMHNSNGIMPRKLTTMKGTSDVSGVQDQKNQDAAPLLEHDIEQCRKVCKVYEKEKSNPVTASHNPMEQGQKLLINQNEPWKKQKVHQEPSSLSWHNMRQHNTKNSLPKNVWVRGNIDKQMEVHENKVKESKSTLVDSTKSVLPEGSNKFDQQVQKFFLIFTKKVNEDLPTRKRYKEKGRAGGLICLACGKRQFRDAQSLGAHCFMTQKHDLKAKHLGLLKAICVLMGWNTVVGLNVTAWLPEPISRSNASAQREDLILWPPTVIVHNCTKSSYGPQEQQVKTLRKIEDLLRGEGFGVSKIKVCLGKPSNGSVVVIKFLATFLGLKDAEKLHEYFIKKGHGRKDLNQASDKGADKFNEIVLYGYMGPGLKDAEKLREYFIKKGHGRKEFNQASDKGADKLSELVLYGYMGIAEDLDEVDKDTSSRCLIKSKKEIHDFVDAPVYTSKHQLS; this is encoded by the exons ATGCCACTTCAAGGGGATGATGATTTTGTAACAGAATCCTCGGTGGCTGCGAGGTTAAAGGAACATGGAATTGACTTGAGTTCAGACCCCTATTTGATGCATCGCCATGGTGTAGTGGAGCGATCATCATGTTATTGTAGGAGTTTGAGTCCTAAGAGAGTGGAAAAAGAAGGGACAGTGGTGTCACTGGATAATAAGGGGAGATATGGGTGGCTGGGTCGAGATGAGAGATTGCAGGGAATGGTTTGGCCTGCCGACAAGAGGCCCGATTACCATGAGATGATATCGAGTAAGGACGAGATGAAAACGTATGAGCTCTGTGATAATGTGGTTGGAGCTGATGCTAAGAGTATTGGTTTGAGGTATGAATATGAAAATATTGGCAAAGGAGCTGCTAGGCATTCGAGTAAGGATGAGATGAAAACGTATGAGCTCCGTGATAATGTGGTTGGAACTGATGCTAAGAGTATTAGTTTGAGGTATGAATATGAAAATATTGGCAAAGGAGCTGCTAGGCATTTGAGTAAGGACGAGATGAAAACGTATGAGCTCCGTGATAATGTGGTTGGAACTGATGCTAAGAGTATTGGTTTGAGGTATGAATATGAAAATATTGGCAGAGGAGCTGCTAGGCATGACTGTGTTGAGACAGAGAGACTCTCGAGGGCCACTGAGCATGAAATATTTAGACAAAAATCAATGGCTTTGCAAGAGGAGTTGGGCAGGGGAGTATTGACACAGGGTTTGGATTCGGAATTGAAGTCAAAGTATGTTGAAGGTGAAAGGAGTTTGCCATCGGATCCAAAGCTTCTTGACTTGGATAGATTTGAGGTTAGGGGAGCTCATTATCCAGACCCTCATCTTCTGGACAAATTGACAGCCATGGAAATGTATGGTCGAGGGGAAATGCATGAGtttcattcaaaaaatatttcataccCTGTTGAGTATACATCCCAGCCTAAGGATCTGATGTGCACTTGTCACATCAAGGGCAATGCTACAAGAATATCTAGGGGGGATTACCCCTCATCATTCAAAGATGATATGGCTATGCAGAAAGATATTCATCCTTTGACCTCAGCAAAATTTGGAAATCAATACTTTTTAAATGAACACAGAGAGGAGTTCATTTTTCGTGCTGGAAGACAGGAGGATGTAAGGAGCTACTATCATGATAGATGCAGTGCTAGCAGGACCAATGATCAGGAATACGTGTATCCCAAAACTTGTCCTGAGGAAGATTATAATCATGGTTACTTGTCCGAGGGGTTAAACAGGAGGAGGAATTTCCACCAACTAAATGTTAGTCCATCAAGATTCCTGGGTGCAGCTAAGGAAAGGATTGATATTTCTCAAAGAAATCTGATTGGCTGCAGTTCCTTGGATCATCACTCTTCACAAGCTGCTCTGGAGTATCTTCCTTCTAGCACTTCCCCTGCTATACTTCGTCAAGATGATTTTTATCGGGATTCCAGAGAAACTTATGCTGAGAAGCAAAATTTTAGAGAAAGAGAGATGCCATGTCCCTGCATCTCACGAGGAATATTGAACCCTGGCAGTGATAATGATTCTGCTTCCAACATCTATTTTGAAAAGTGGAGAAAATCATCGGGAGGTGAAAGCCAGATGGAAATACTTGGACATGGGGTGGGAACAGAGAAAATGGAATCATGTGTGCATTGCACTAAAAATGAGTTGGCTAGGTCGTTGAAGAGGAAGTATAGTTTGGATAATGAAATGATCATGCATAATTCTAATGGGATCATGCCAAGGAAATTGACTACTATGAAGGGAACAAGTGATGTATCTGGAGTTCAGGACCAGAAGAATCAAGATGCAGCTCCTTTATTGGAGCATGACATTGAGCAATGTAGAAAGGTTTGTAAGGTATATGAGAAGGAAAAATCCAATCCAGTTACTGCTTCTCATAATCCTATGGAACAGGGGCAAAAACTGCTTATCAATCAAAATGAACCCTGGAAAAAGCAAAAAGTTCATCAAGAACCCAGTTCACTCAGCTGGCATAATATGAGGCAACATAATACGAAAAATTCCCTCCCTAAGAATGTTTGGGTAAGGGGAAACATTGATAAACAAATGGAGGTGCATGAAAATAAAGTTAAGGAATCAAAAAGCACCTTGGTGGATTCTACGAAATCAGTGTTACCTGAGGGTTCCAATAAGTTTGATCAACAGGTACAGaagtttttcttaattttcaccAAAAAAGTGAATGAAGATCTTCCTACTCGAAAAAGATATAAGGAGAAAGGAAGGGCTGGAGGCTTAATCTGTCTTGCCTGTGGGAAAAG GCAATTCAGGGATGCTCAATCCTTAGGGGCACATTGCTTTATGACACAAAAGCATGACTTGAAAGCTAAACACTTGGGTCTTCTCAAGGCAATTTGTGTCCTGATGGGGTGGAATACTGTTGTGGGCCTGAATGTTACAGCATGGCTACCAGAGCCCATTTCCAGATCCAATGCCTCAGCCCAAAGAGAAGACCTTATACTCTGGCCACCAACTGTCATTGTTCACAACTGTACCAAGTCAAGCTATGGTCCACAAGAGCAACAAGTCAAAACTCTAAGAAAGATTGAGGATCTCCTGAGGG GTGAAGGTTTTGGCGTTAGTAAAATCAAGGTTTGTCTTGGGAAGCCTTCAAATGGTAGCGTAGTGGTGATCAAATTCTTGGCCACCTTTCTGGGCTTAAAAGATGCAGAGAAGCTCCACGAGTATTTTATAAAGAAAGGGCATGGAAGAAAAGACTTGAATCAGGCTTCTGATAAGGGGGCAGATAAATTTAACGAGATTGTACTGTACGGATACATGGGTCCCGGTTTAAAAGATGCAGAGAAGCTCCGCGAGTATTTTATAAAGAAAGGGCATGGAAGAAAAGAGTTTAATCAGGCTTCTGATAAGGGGGCAGACAAACTTAGCGAGCTTGTACTGTACGGATACATGGGTATAGCTGAGGACTTGGATGAAGTGGATAAAGATACGAGTTCAAGATGTTTGATCAAGAGCAAGAAAGAAATTCATGATTTTGTGGATGCTCCTGTTTATACCTCAAAGCATCAACTCTCTTAA
- the LOC115998119 gene encoding protein GLUTELIN PRECURSOR ACCUMULATION 3 codes for MHYWVRASPSDFGGALPQPRSGHTAVNIGKSKVVVFGGLVDKTFLNDITVYDIENRLWFQPECTGSGSDDRVGPCPRAFHIAIAIDCHMFIFGGRYGSKRLGDFWVLDTDIWQWSELTSFGDLPSARDFAAASAIGNSKIVMYGGWDGKKWLSDVYILDTISLEWTELSVSGALPPARCGHTATMVEKRLLVYGGRGGGGPIMGDLWALKGLIEGENETPGWTQLKLPGQAPSPRCGHTVTSGGHNLMLFGGHGTGGWLSRYDIYYNDCIVLDRVSVQWKRLPTSNEPPDSRAYHSMTSIGSRFLLFGGFDGKSTYGDLWWLVPEEDPVAKRVTPSPPKAVSGKHGATMAQSKFLSDDKESHVGESSVSELQKRLQISVSLSNPKPTMDEMEDREFIELATQLVGGALDSKQAIRVLRERWRNALPKSIQLKELSPLLRDYQRLVTLNQKEKVEYFLQSLDPGFLRKETYRFYHVRNVEQLRMDDIPHLLAEYRQVSTAGVN; via the exons ATGCATTACTGGGTTCGAGCTTCTCCTTCCGATTTCGGCGGAGCTCTTCCCCAACCTCGAAG TGGACACACAGCTGTGAACATCGGAAAATCAAAGGTGGTGGTTTTCGGAGGGCTGGTAGACAAGACATTCCTCAACGACATTACGGTTTATGACATTG AGAACAGATTATGGTTTCAGCCAGAGTGCACTGGCAGTGGTTCTGATGACCGAGTGGGCCCTTGCCCACGGGCATTTCACATTGCTATTGCAATTGACTGTCATATGTTCATTTTTGGTGGGAGATATGGCAGTAAAAG GCTAGGTGACTTTTGGGTACTGGATACTG ATATCTGGCAATGGTCAGAACTTACAAGTTTCGGTGATTTGCCTTCAGCTAGGGACTTTGCAGCTGCTTCAGCCATTGGAAACAGTAAAATTGTTAT GTATGGTGGCTGGGATGGTAAAAAGTGGTTGTCAGATGTCTATATTTTGGACACAA TTTCTCTTGAGTGGACAGAGTTGTCTGTTTCTGGAGCTTTACCTCCAGCAAGATGTGGCCATACTGCTACTATGGTTGAGAAAAGGTTGCTTGTCTATGGTGGTAGAG GAGGTGGAGGGCCAATTATGGGTGATTTATGGGCTttgaagggcctaattgaaggAG AGAATGAAACTCCTGGATGGACCCAGTTGAAGCTTCCAGGCCAAGCTCCATCACCTCGTTGTGGGCATACTGTTACATCTGGAGGTCACAAT CTTATGTTATTTGGAGGGCATGGAACTGGTGGTTGGTTGAGTCGGTATGACATTTATTACAATGATTGTATTGTTCTGGATAGGG TGTCTGTACAATGGAAACGCCTACCAACCAGCAATGAACCCCCTGATTCTCGAGCATACCATTCAATGACATCCATTGGATCacgatttttattatttggtggCTTTGATGGCAAATCAACTTATGGTGATTTGTGGTGGTTAGTTCCAGAAG AGGATCCAGTTGCAAAGCGGGTAACACCATCTCCTCCCAAAGCTGTTTCTGGAAAACATGGTGCCACCATGGCACAAAGTAAATTCCTTTCAGATGACAAG GAAAGTCATGTGGGAGAATCTTCTGTCTCAGAATTGCAGAAAAGATTGCAAATTTCTGTTTCACTTTCAAATCCAAAGCCAACTATGGATGAGATGGAAGATAGGGAATTTATTGAACTAGCAACTCAGTTGGTCGGAGGGGCTCTTGACAGTAAACAG GCTATACGAGTACTTCGTGAGCGCTGGAGGAATGCGTTGCCTAAATCAATTCAATTGAAGGAACTTAGCCCGTTGCTGCGAGACTATCAACGTTTGGTCACCTTAAATCAAAA AGAAAAGGTTGAATATTTTTTACAGTCTCTAGATCCCGGGTTTCTCAGAAAAGAGACATATCGATTCTATCATGTCAGAAATGTTGAACag TTGCGAATGGATGACATCCCACATTTGCTGGCAGAATATAGACAAGTATCCACTGCAGGAGTAAATTAG